The DNA window TATGTAAACCCTTAGCGGACCTTAATGCAGCATAGATGCTAGCGGTTTaaattattttcaatttattatatttattattttatattattattaccgtcagatattattaatacGCGGGTTTTAATGTAGAGGCCTTATTCCAACAAGGTTGCCGCAGATTAAGGGTCTGACGAAATTCTAAGCATTCGTCTTAATTATTGGATATGTGTGAATTAGAAATTCACACATGGTTCTCACAACTTCTATTATAGGATAAAGCACggatattattgattcaGAATTGTAATAGATGGTCGAGTTAGTAATGAGAACCAGCATGGGGATGTGTATTTGACGGGATCTGtgtaaatttaaaaaagaaagtttATTTAGTTGCTTATTTTAGAGCCATCAGTATATATAGCCGGTGTATGCAGTTCAGTTTAGTTTCAAGCCAGGAAAAGGTCAAAATTAGTATTGAATCATCTTAACGCGCACACTTCGTATTCTTTCGCTTTAAACGTCAACCAACGAGGAAGTCGAAAGTATATACGATGAACTTTTGGAAGTTGAATGTCCTGTTATTTGGAGGGTGGCTCATAAGTGGGGTTGTAGCCCAGGCTCCTGGTGTGAGTTCTCCGAGCTTTGTTCCTCCTGATGCCAGAGGGGCTCACCGCCCACTTCCTGCCACCAACGCATGCCTTCAATACGATTTCAGCTGGAAAGCTCGTAATAATGGGTATCCACCATACTCATTAACTGTTGAGAGAGTGGCATGGGAGTACGAAAATGTTTACACCATTACAGTTCATGTTCAGGGTTCTGTCAGTATCCCAATTGAATCCTTATGGTCGTTGAAGATAGTTGACGCCAACTCACCCGATGGTTCGACATTCCAATTGTACAGCCGTAACGAGAGCAGACACTTGATAAATGATCCTACCAACTACTATGTTAGTTTCCGTGTGTTCGGAAGGCAAGGTCCTGTCAACGAATTGATGTGTACACCAGAATTTGGAATTCAATACGAGTATTGTCAGGGTTCTGCCGATTGTTCAAATTGGACGTACGGAACTACCGCCTTCACCTTAAACATGGGATGTACCGGCGTGGATCGCCAAGGTCGTTCCTCGAAGGATGCAGGAGCTTACTGTTGGCCACGGGGTAACTTTCCAGATGCTGAACCCACGACCATATCTAGCGCGTCTGCTACTACCACTTTTGCACCTTCTGAGACAAGCAGCGCAGTAACCATATCTAGTGGGTTTTCTTCCGCTTGGTCGTCTGCCTGGTCGTCTGCCTGGTCTTCGAGTTTTTCTAGTTGGTCCTCGAGCGATTTTTCGACATCGTTTTCTAGTGACTTCTCTACCTCTTTCTCTAGCGAGTTTTCTACCGCGTCTTCCAGCTCATGGAACAATGCCAGCGGTACAAGTACCGTCTTGAGTTCAACTATTCCAACAGTCACTTCTAGTGCGCTTAGCACTACCTTACCATCTAGTTCAGCGGTAGTTCCAAGCAGCTCTACCTCCTCAGCAGAAGCCAGCTCTACCTCCTCAGCAGAGGTCAGCTCTACCTCCTCAGCAGAGGTCAGCTCTACCTCCTCAGCAGAAGCCAGCTCTACCTCCTCAGGAGAAGCCAGCACTGCTCCTAGCACATCCGTTCCACAATCAACCACAGCAGCACCAAGTGTTAGTTTAAGTTCTACTACAAATTTTAATTCAAGCGTCAGTGAAAGTGCTACTTTAAGTTCTGGTGCAAGTTCTGGTGCAGTGTCATCAGCACCTGTAAATGCTACTGTCAGCGGAAGCAGCGCTGCTCCTTcggttattattaccacTGCTCCATCCTCTGTTTCAAGTGGGTCTTCTGAGGCCGCCGTCACTCCTTTCACTACCCCCAGCAATGGTAACTCGACCGACGGTGACTGCTCTACTCCTGTTGAGGTTATTAGTCTGATTACCAATGTTCACACAACTGTTGTTTCAGAGAATGGTATTACCAGTACGATCTCATACACCGGCATTGAATTTACCACGGCACTTTTGACAGACGGCTGTTCTGTAACAGGTCCAGTTATAATTACAGCTACTCCACAAACTCCAACACTTGAGTCTTCAATTCCTACAACTGTCCCAATTATCCCTACTATCTCTAACCCAGTTAATTATACCACTGCCTCTGAATGTGTTCCCGTGGTTGAGACTGTTACAGAAGTGGTTACCAGTGTATTGCCTACAATTTACACGTTGAGTGGTACCACCGTGACTTACTACGGAACCGCAACTGGTCATGTTACTTCAACGATCACAAAGCCTTGTCCAACTGGTCCATATACCTCCACTTCGGCTCAATTCTCCAACTCTACTGCGCCTGCCCCTGTGACACCAACCGTCATTACTACGATTAACACCATAACCACAGTATCGAACGGTATCACTGCAACTCAGACAGTTACATACACAATTCCTTGTAGTGGAGAACATACCGAGACTACCAACTCTGAAGGTTTATCTACTACTGTGGTGATCCCTACATTAAACAACATTTCTCAACCTGTTACATTCACCGGGACCAACACGGCTGGCAACAAAACCACTTGGATAGATACTGTTTCGACATCGGTAACCATTCCAGGTACTCCCGATATTCCAGGTGTTCCAAGTTTCACGGGGGTTCCAGGTGTTCCAAACATCACAGATATTCCAGGTGTTCCAGCTATTCCAGGTAGCTCGAGTATTCCGGGTACTATTCCAGGTACTCCAGGTACTCCAAGCATGCCAAGTATTTCAGGCGCACCAGGTGTTCCAACTAACCCAGGCATTTCCAGTGTTCCCGGTACGATTCCTGGTACACCAGTTATTCCAAGCGTGTCAAGTAATACAGAGATTCCAGGAACTACAGTGGTTACGAGTGTTCCAAGTGTTCCAGGTGTTCCAAGTGTTCCAGGTGTTTCAAGTATCCCAGGTACTCCCGGTACTCCAGGTGTCCCAGGTATCCCAGGCACTACAGAGGTTTCGAGTGTTCCAGGTATCCCAATTACTCCAGGTATCCCAGGCATCCCAGGCACTCCAGGTACTCCAGGTAATCCCAGGTACTCCAGGTATCCCAGGTACTCCAGGTATCCCAGGTACTCCAGGTATCCCAGGTACTCCAGGTATCCCAGGTACTCCAGGTACTCCCAGGTACTCCAGGTACTCCAGAAGTCCCAACATCCACAGAAGTCCTAACTACAGAAGTTCCAAATACCCCAGGTACTCCAGGTTCCCCAGGTACCCCGGGCACTCCAGGCACTCCAGGCACTCCAAAAACTCCAGTTGGAGACATCCCATCTTTGCCGACTGAATCCTCAACTGCAACTGTTCCTGTGCCATCTAGCGAAGCACCAAGTTCACCAACCTTGGTTTCTTCATATGTTGCTTCAACGACTCTGCCTGGGTTTAGCAGTTTCGAAGGTGCTGCAGTCAAACCAGTATTACCAACCATTTTGGTACTTGCTCTTCCGTTAATTTTGCCTTTATTCTAAACTTTGTTGACAGTGAATTTGGTTCTGTGAACCGCTAAAGGTTCTTGCGAAAGTTACTCGAAACGAGTTTTCTAATTAGTATGACTTTCGTTCTTTAGCTTCTCAATCTTTAAACTAAGAAGTAGAAGCCACTTACAGGCTCATCATCTAGGTCTCTGTTACATTTtatttatcaaatatcGAAAACCTGTTAATTAAAgatatttggatattaCATATACCAAGCGAGCTATTTGATCCTTTATATTTCAACCCCTGGTTAGCTAATAGTAGTATgtagtttttataataaaCTACATCCAATTGatttaatattgatatagttattaattttattcatttaatttattttaatgTGCGAAAAATTCGAACATCGCGGATGCATTGTACTATACTAACAACTATGAATAAACTGGCGAACACGTCCTTGATTGATAACCGATGATCACCAGCACGATTGATAAGAAGAATCGTCCTAAAAAGTCAGCACGGATGCTCCAATCTAAACTAATACTCCCAAGTGCACCTGCTGTAGCATTACACAAGTGTAGCGGTTGTCACATGACTTATTCGTTAAACTCGCCGTTGGATACACTCGAACATAAAAAGTACCACGATCTACATCTAAATGGCAAAAAATGGCTTCAGTCATGGGGGACCATAGTTTCGAAATTTACAATTGACAAATTTACACCGCCATCTACGTCATCATCTGAAGGCAGCAAATCTGGAAGCTCGAAGTGGGAGAATGAAGAACGAATCGTGGTTATTACCCCTGGAAGGCAGGCAGAAGTAAAGCCTATGTTGGGTCTTATGAAAATCATTAATGATGAACTGACTGCACCGCATGATGAGAATAGCTTTTGGTCCGAGCAGGGATTGGATTCAGAGGGACGTGCTTTTGTGTATGTTAAGAGGGGGCGAGCTGTTGGTGCGATAACTGTTGAATATCTGAACGAAGGTCACAACAGAGGTCGGTGGATGAGGCTAGAAAGTAGAAAAATTGTGCCCAATGTTGTGCCCAGGGTAAAGTTAGGAATTTCCAGAATTTGGGTATGTAAGAAACAGAGAGGAACTGGCATAGCAACAAGGCTGTTAGATTGTGCTCGAAAGCACTCTATATTAGGAATGGAAGTTGCAAAATGGGAGATGGCATGGTCGCAGCCTAGCGAGAGTGGTGGGAGGCTCGCGAAAAACTACAACAGCCTGAAGCATAGTAGTGGTGAATTATTAATACCGTgctatatataacaaatatTACTTGAGATATGCTTTATGATACATATGTGGATCTGGAAACAACGACAGGGGTTGTATGGACAGTGAATCAAGATAATAGATACAACAGACGAGGAATTGATCAGGAAGGATAAATGTAGGAGTGCTAGTAAGTGAAAGGTTCAGATATTATACAATTTTTTTGCTCTGTGTAAAAAATTGGATCATCGTGCATTTTTTTGTATGAATTTCGTTTTCATTAGTTAATTAAAACTGTGCATTAGGGTAGGGTCTAGTGCgagaatttttttcaacGCTTGGCGGTTCCTGAAACTTTTCTAACGCCAGCACCACTAGCAAATCTTTTGTCGCTAGAACCCAAACCAGATGATGCTAAACGTCTATTCTTAGGCAGTATTTGTCTTAAGGCAAATTCATCGTCCATAGAGGTGTTTGtagtttgttttttagTCATGGATGATAGTGGTGATTTACTGGTAGCATTACTTGAATCAATAAGCATCGAATCATCATTGTCgctattgttgttgttgtgaGCTCTTACAGAATTTTCTGCAatttttctgtttgttTTAGAGTTCAGCGATGAACTAGCAGTCTTATGGTAGATGTTTTCAATAGTATTAGTACCATCATGGCCCTTCCTAGGCTGACCTGGTGAGTCCTGTGGGACTGCAACATTATGAGAAAACTCATCGTTACGGCTTGCCAAAGTTTTATTAGGTGGTGTCACCGTGTTCTCGTCAACAGTATAATCATCTTCATGATCCATTTTAGCCCGTCTTAGctttttcttctgataTTTATATTCCTCAAGAGTGATTAATGGATACAACCCGCAGATAAGATCACTTGGTTCCATGCTTAGTTTCATGGTATATTTCCACTCTCGGAAGGTATTTTGgttcaaatatatccagTGTTGCTGTGGCCCCACAACCATACCAGGTCGGATGAATCTTAGGAAACCTATGCACTCGTTTGCCGTAAATCCATAGGTGTAGATGAGATGAGCACCAATCAAACACCCTGTCCTTCCCAAACCTGCCTTGCAATGAACTGCTATGCGACCACCTTGATTAACAATAGTCTCAGCTGACCCAACAAAGTTCTTAACAATGGAAAGATCTGGACACGTTCCGTCCTCAAAAATCATGTCAAGATGCTTGATACCAATGTCCTCAAAGTGTTTCGCGCGATATAAATGAGAATTGAGCCGCACAACCAACTGTACGTTGTTTTccttgaaaaattcaagTACTCTTCGAAATGGCTGGTTCAAACGAGTCCGACCAGGAACATAAGGCCTCCtcatatcttcttcaggCGATGCAAACGCAATAAAGTCTGGGGTCAACACGTTAAAGTCACCATTCTCCACACGCTCGTACTTCTCGTAAACTTCCAATTTGAATGCATTCAAGTCAACCAATCCTGTTTCCTTAGCCCTCCAGATACCATAGACAACATCCTGTAtagaaatttcaaaatctgcATTAGAGTAACCAGCATCCCTAAACGGCATGAATGGCGGATCCACCTGCGCCAAAGGCTGCAACACCTGATGTGGTGTCCACCCCTGCACCAACACCATATAACAACATAACATACATGCTGAATTTGCCCGTTGTCTTGTGGAAGTCGACGAATAGAATACTACCGCCTTTCCATGGTTTTCCGGATCGTTCAAGATCTCGTGGAATATAACGGCAAAGCGGTACAAATGCCCGATATGCATAGGTCCAAAATCGAGGTGGAACCGATTGTAGAATAACGTATCTTCAACTGTGAAGAAGACGACATCCTCAGAATCCTGCGGCGAGTAGTCATAGGCCCCTAGGTAAACCCTACCTTTCAAAAACTCGATGGTGTTATCCAAATATACTCTTTTACCCATAACAAAGTATAAGAAAACAGAGCCACTTTTCCAAATTCGAATTGATCAATCTGACCTTCTCCACAAATAGCAGTTTAGATACAGAACAACAAGCTCTTTGTCACACTCTCCCTTGAGCACACTGTTTTTGCTATTACTACTTGTAGTTGTTtgtgttgatatttttggtaCCTAGAAAACtacttttttgttgtcgGGATCAAGACCTTACTTTGTTTACTATAACGTGCTTCAGCGCCAATATAGAACTTTCTTGCGCCTTCTAAAACATCGAGAGCGCTACTCTGCTCTCTTCCAAAGGCTGTACTGGCTGCCACTGGATCTATAAATAACTCTATTGCAAGCCAGTCTTTGCCCACGAGTGTTATCTAgtctatatatatatatgtctcCCCGGCACTGTACAGTTTCTCATCCACAGCCCCTCTCTAGGAGGGGCGCGCCTCTTTAAGAACAGGCGGGCATGGATGACGACAGTTGCACACGGCCACCGAGTTTATACGCTATCTATGTTTCCGGGCTCGATGGACTATGTCACAATTGGTATATATTGCAGGCTTATTGTATGCGGTAGGCTCGACAGTCGAAAAAGCTTCAGTGAAACAGAGAATCTCCAAAGGGTATGGCTCGAACGCCCGAGCCCAGATTCAGAATTTCGCGAGTTCCAATGGCGGCGGAGGGCCTTGACCACTGGGCCACAGATAGCTGTAAAATCGGTGCGACGGGCGTACCCCGCAGGGCCATATTGCAGGTCTGTGTCACGTGTAgtgtcgtaaaatcaaaagagcatcccgatagttatgatagtcaggctaaggagcatgttgatagtcacgataacaagacaaagaagcagcgaatcagagtcgttaggagactatgaagatgataaggAGACCCAGATCGCTAGATTAGACTAGATTGGAGTAGAGACCATACAGCCGGTAACTGATCCTCAATTAGCCCTCACGTGACGGGATCTTCAAGTAGCTCCACATACTCCCATTTTGTCCACTCTTGTTGTAAAGTAGGCCAGCTAATATGCAAAAGTCAACAGAATTCGCAAGAATTTTAAGGAAGACTAGTCCGATTTTATGTGCCTACATCACACCAGGCCAATTGCCCTGATTAGATATAGTGGATCTGTGCATTAGACAACAACtctaatattttgtaaatCATCGCCCGAAATTCACGCCGTCTCTGTCCATTGTATAAAAAGAATAGCTTTAGTAGAACGGTGCAACAAAAAAGCGATATCTGTGGATCATctatatgtgtatatacatacacatatataaaccGGAAACTATCCAGAAATATGTCAGACTATGTCAGCAAGGCCAGGGAACTTGTAAAGGCCCACAAATATTTCCAATTCTCTGCATCCTGGTGTCCAGATTGTGTTTATGCAAACAGTATTTGGGAAAAGTATAATATTACATCaaaaatcttcatctttgACATCTCTACAGAGAGTAAAGACAAGGCAGAAGAATCTGTTTGGCGTTCAGCCTTTAAAGAAGCCACTGGAAGCAGAAATTTGCCAACAATTTACATAGACGGCCAGATCTGGGGCACAGAAAGTAAGTTACACCAACTTGAAAACGCTGGATTGCTAGAAGAGGAATTCAAGAAGCTCAACTTGCTTTAGCCAAGATCGTCCTGcagttatatatacatttgTAGGAGTATTAGTATCAGtcaataaataattttatttaGTAGTTACCAAATATATccacatatacatatattaggaaatacaatatatattatttgattaaTTTATTCCTTACTGGGAGAAGGCTCTTTGGCGACATCATACGTTTCCTTCAGGTAATAATATGCGCCTTTCTTAATCATTAAAGTATCAACATATGATGGGATTGGGATACCTTTTTTGGTATTATACAAGATAATTCTGTTGTCAAGTGCAACTTTCCGttcattctttttgtaaaaGTATAGAATCACAAACGTCCAAGCACCAAGGAGAAAGGTAAATATAAAGGCTGCTCGATATCCCAGTTTAAACTGAGGGGCGTCGACCGTCTTCCACACAAGCACAGAAACCCAATTATATGTCGACTGGGATACAGAGTATATTATAATCCAGGATATGGCCTTTACCTGAGGATCATGTCTGAGAAAGTCGTTAATAAATGCCCACAAACATGGAGTAGTGGCAATTGACCAATATGTCATCATGTATGCAAGCCATTGAACTGATTTCGGTACATCCCATTTGATCAGAATTGCACATGCAATACAGTGCATTAAA is part of the Eremothecium cymbalariae DBVPG#7215 chromosome 2, complete sequence genome and encodes:
- the GRX8 gene encoding glutathione-disulfide reductase GRX8 (similar to Ashbya gossypii AFR577W), translating into MSDYVSKARELVKAHKYFQFSASWCPDCVYANSIWEKYNITSKIFIFDISTESKDKAEESVWRSAFKEATGSRNLPTIYIDGQIWGTESKLHQLENAGLLEEEFKKLNLL
- a CDS encoding uncharacterized protein (no homolog in Ashbya gossypii), with the translated sequence MTTVAHGHRVYTLSMFPGSMDYVTIGIYCRLIVCGRLDSRKSFSETENLQRVWLERPSPDSEFREFQWRRRALTTGPQIAVKSVRRAYPAGPYCRSVSRVVS
- the ECO1 gene encoding Eco1p (similar to Ashbya gossypii AEL024C); translation: MITSTIDKKNRPKKSARMLQSKLILPSAPAVALHKCSGCHMTYSLNSPLDTLEHKKYHDLHLNGKKWLQSWGTIVSKFTIDKFTPPSTSSSEGSKSGSSKWENEERIVVITPGRQAEVKPMLGLMKIINDELTAPHDENSFWSEQGLDSEGRAFVYVKRGRAVGAITVEYLNEGHNRGRWMRLESRKIVPNVVPRVKLGISRIWVCKKQRGTGIATRLLDCARKHSILGMEVAKWEMAWSQPSESGGRLAKNYNSLKHSSGELLIPCYI
- the CDC14 gene encoding phosphoprotein phosphatase CDC14 (similar to Ashbya gossypii AEL025W), coding for MGKRVYLDNTIEFLKGRVYLGAYDYSPQDSEDVVFFTVEDTLFYNRFHLDFGPMHIGHLYRFAVIFHEILNDPENHGKAVVFYSSTSTRQRANSACMLCCYMVLVQGWTPHQVLQPLAQVDPPFMPFRDAGYSNADFEISIQDVVYGIWRAKETGLVDLNAFKLEVYEKYERVENGDFNVLTPDFIAFASPEEDMRRPYVPGRTRLNQPFRRVLEFFKENNVQLVVRLNSHLYRAKHFEDIGIKHLDMIFEDGTCPDLSIVKNFVGSAETIVNQGGRIAVHCKAGLGRTGCLIGAHLIYTYGFTANECIGFLRFIRPGMVVGPQQHWIYLNQNTFREWKYTMKLSMEPSDLICGLYPLITLEEYKYQKKKLRRAKMDHEDDYTVDENTVTPPNKTLASRNDEFSHNVAVPQDSPGQPRKGHDGTNTIENIYHKTASSSLNSKTNRKIAENSVRAHNNNNSDNDDSMLIDSSNATSKSPLSSMTKKQTTNTSMDDEFALRQILPKNRRLASSGLGSSDKRFASGAGVRKVSGTAKR
- a CDS encoding uncharacterized protein (similar to Ashbya gossypii AEL023C) — protein: MNFWKLNVLLFGGWLISGVVAQAPGVSSPSFVPPDARGAHRPLPATNACLQYDFSWKARNNGYPPYSLTVERVAWEYENVYTITVHVQGSVSIPIESLWSLKIVDANSPDGSTFQLYSRNESRHLINDPTNYYVSFRVFGRQGPVNELMCTPEFGIQYEYCQGSADCSNWTYGTTAFTLNMGCTGVDRQGRSSKDAGAYCWPRGNFPDAEPTTISSASATTTFAPSETSSAVTISSGFSSAWSSAWSSAWSSSFSSWSSSDFSTSFSSDFSTSFSSEFSTASSSSWNNASGTSTVLSSTIPTVTSSALSTTLPSSSAVVPSSSTSSAEASSTSSAEVSSTSSAEVSSTSSAEASSTSSGEASTAPSTSVPQSTTAAPSVSLSSTTNFNSSVSESATLSSGASSGAVSSAPVNATVSGSSAAPSVIITTAPSSVSSGSSEAAVTPFTTPSNGNSTDGDCSTPVEVISLITNVHTTVVSENGITSTISYTGIEFTTALLTDGCSVTGPVIITATPQTPTLESSIPTTVPIIPTISNPVNYTTASECVPVVETVTEVVTSVLPTIYTLSGTTVTYYGTATGHVTSTITKPCPTGPYTSTSAQFSNSTAPAPVTPTVITTINTITTVSNGITATQTVTYTIPCSGEHTETTNSEGLSTTVVIPTLNNISQPVTFTGTNTAGNKTTWIDTVSTSVTIPGTPDIPGVPSFTGVPGVPNITDIPGVPAIPGSSSIPGTIPGTPGTPSMPSISGAPGVPTNPGISSVPGTIPGTPVIPSVSSNTEIPGTTVVTSVPSVPGVPSVPGVSSIPGTPGTPGVPGIPGTTEVSSVPGIPITPGIPGIPGTPGTPGNPRYSRYPRYSRYPRYSRYPRYSRYPRYSRYSQVLQVLQKSQHPQKS